Proteins encoded in a region of the Anopheles aquasalis chromosome 2, idAnoAquaMG_Q_19, whole genome shotgun sequence genome:
- the LOC126569825 gene encoding calaxin-like, which produces MNLDATLDTAEEIRFLSRVGGLVKRLSRMTHFNQQELELVLLIYYKMLKRDPDGGGGGGQLSRQQLTTVFDTAFGITEPAVLRRIYAALADGGTGAHVSMETWAQLVSLYLRGTLEERIRYCYRVYDTQREGMIRRDHLMLLLRGCVRQEEGAEEAVKDLVDIIITRLDVDRDGAVSFEDYRQSVLGTPLLLECLGQALPDRGHLEAFAMTFLS; this is translated from the coding sequence ATGAATCTGGACGCGACGCTTGATACGGCCGAAGAGATACGGTTCCTGAGCCGCGTCGGTGGCCTGGTGAAGCGACTCTCGAGGATGACACACTTCAACCAACAGGAGCtggaactggtgctgctgatctaCTACAAAATGTTGAAGCGTgatccggatggtggtggtggtggtggccagctttCCCGGCAACAGCTCACGACGGTGTTCGACACCGCCTTCGGTATTACCGAGCCGGCCGTACTGAGGCGCATCTACGCGGCCCTCGCCgatggtggtaccggtgcgCACGTCTCGATGGAAACCTGGGCCCAGCTGGTGTCGCTGTATCTGCGCGGGACGCTCGAGGAGCGGATCCGGTACTGTTACCGCGTTTACGACACCCAGCGGGAGGGCATGATCCGCCGGGAccacctgatgctgctgttgcgtggtTGCGTCCGGCAGGAGGAGGGCGCCGAGGAAGCCGTAAAAGATCTggtcgacatcatcatcacgcggcTGGACGTGGACCGGGACGGGGCGGTCTCGTTCGAAGACTACCGCCAGAGCGTGCTCGGTACGCCGCTGCTACTCGAGTGCCTCGGGCAGGCCCTGCCGGACCGCGGCCATCTCGAAGCGTTCGCCATGACCTTCCTGAgctga
- the LOC126569834 gene encoding uncharacterized protein LOC126569834, whose translation MSNSAMVAVAICCILVLLAVFIVLIIVVGSTMGEPK comes from the coding sequence ATGAGTAACAGTGCGATGGTGGCCGTAGCGATCTGCTGtatactggtgctgctggccgtgttTATCGTGCTGATCATAGTGGTCGGTTCGACGATGGGCGAACCGAAGTGA